From Thermoanaerobaculia bacterium, the proteins below share one genomic window:
- the yajC gene encoding preprotein translocase subunit YajC: MTNLTFLAAAPAGSQPNAIISFLPMILIFGIFYFILIAPMRKRQKKTQAMLAQLKKGDAVITNGGIYGRISAIDDSTNTVILQIADQVKIKIARSALAGLQGTPVETTLEPK, translated from the coding sequence GTGACGAACCTGACCTTCCTCGCCGCCGCTCCAGCCGGCTCGCAACCGAACGCGATCATCTCGTTCCTCCCGATGATCCTGATCTTCGGGATCTTCTATTTCATCCTGATCGCGCCCATGCGCAAGCGCCAGAAGAAGACGCAGGCGATGCTCGCCCAGCTGAAGAAGGGCGACGCGGTGATCACCAACGGCGGGATCTACGGCCGCATCTCGGCGATCGACGACTCGACGAACACGGTGATCCTCCAGATCGCCGACCAGGTCAAGATCAAGATCGCGCGGAGCGCGCTCGCGGGACTTCAGGGAACGCCCGTCGAAACCACCCTCGAACCGAAGTAG
- a CDS encoding VIT1/CCC1 transporter family protein encodes MAPADSAVHPRPTGRPEAWHRLGAGGFLRDVVLGSSDGLVAVLAFVAGVSATLGARRTILLAGLAEMFAGAASMGLGAYLGSKSEREFYRHELAREKREIVEMPHEERDEIREIYRKKGFEGEDLEMVVDRITSDKDRWLKVMMHEELGFAKGAQVSPLRSGLAMSLAYIVGAAVPILPYAVIAGRAAFPVSVVATLGVLFAVGASKARLTQRAWWKTGIEMSIAGGIGTVVCYLIATAIAKL; translated from the coding sequence ATGGCGCCGGCGGATTCCGCCGTTCACCCGAGACCGACCGGACGACCCGAGGCGTGGCATCGGCTCGGCGCGGGAGGCTTCCTCCGCGACGTCGTTCTCGGCTCCTCCGACGGGCTCGTCGCGGTGCTGGCGTTCGTCGCGGGCGTGTCCGCCACGCTCGGCGCGCGCCGCACGATCCTCCTGGCCGGACTCGCCGAGATGTTCGCGGGCGCCGCGTCGATGGGCCTCGGCGCCTACCTCGGGTCGAAATCGGAGCGGGAGTTCTACCGGCACGAGCTCGCGCGCGAGAAGCGCGAGATCGTCGAGATGCCGCACGAAGAGCGCGACGAGATCCGCGAGATCTATCGCAAGAAGGGGTTCGAAGGAGAGGACCTCGAGATGGTCGTCGACCGGATCACTTCCGACAAGGACCGCTGGCTGAAGGTGATGATGCACGAGGAGCTCGGATTCGCGAAGGGAGCGCAGGTGTCGCCGCTCCGGAGCGGGCTCGCGATGTCCCTCGCCTACATCGTGGGAGCGGCCGTCCCGATCCTCCCCTATGCGGTGATCGCCGGGCGCGCCGCCTTTCCCGTTTCCGTCGTCGCGACGCTCGGCGTGCTGTTTGCAGTCGGGGCATCGAAGGCGCGGCTCACGCAGCGCGCCTGGTGGAAGACCGGGATCGAGATGTCGATCGCCGGGGGCATCGGGACCGTGGTGTGTTACCTGATCGCGACGGCAATCGCGAAGCTCTGA
- a CDS encoding FHA domain-containing protein: MDDIFSAICREALESRQRDVSSFADAGLRTISERFQRRILKLDDGYYMLGLGPYNAGLVKLDFDELLLGREVPEFIGVGMPVGGFRISAPEAFLNVEVSRVHAKICRRGTRQEPTYAIVDMRSTCGTYVNGDEIPKPDIEGATENDCARPLRSGDFFSLGPSAVNLFLFFQKG; the protein is encoded by the coding sequence ATGGACGACATCTTCTCCGCGATCTGCCGTGAGGCGCTCGAGTCGCGACAGCGCGACGTCTCGTCCTTCGCCGACGCGGGCCTGCGGACGATCTCCGAGCGCTTCCAGCGGCGGATCCTGAAGCTCGACGACGGCTATTACATGCTCGGACTGGGACCCTACAACGCGGGTCTCGTGAAGCTCGACTTCGACGAGCTGCTGCTCGGCCGGGAGGTCCCGGAGTTCATCGGCGTCGGAATGCCGGTCGGCGGCTTCCGGATCTCGGCCCCCGAGGCTTTCCTGAACGTCGAGGTCTCGCGCGTGCACGCGAAGATCTGCCGCCGGGGCACGCGGCAGGAGCCGACGTACGCGATCGTCGACATGCGCTCGACGTGCGGCACGTACGTCAACGGCGACGAGATCCCGAAGCCGGACATCGAAGGCGCGACGGAGAACGACTGCGCGAGGCCGCTCCGATCGGGAGACTTCTTTTCGCTGGGTCCTTCCGCGGTCAACCTGTTCCTCTTCTTCCAGAAAGGCTGA
- the secD gene encoding protein translocase subunit SecD codes for MSHQKVWTRVALILVVLVASVAAYVANGVSRVKTDVTGETTPGVKDYLKNGIRLGLDLKGGIHLVLQVQTEDAFKIEADEAIAHLNEQNREQTLKLGAVTRTGPATFTAVVNADTDTDKLQDAVKRFLPAWQYSRQGTTWAFALSAPARKNIGEEAVQQAVETIRNRIDQFGVSEPVIAREGENRIVVQLPGVDDPRRVKDIIKSTAFLELKLVVAGPSSDRAALLAPTGGQVPPDAEIVEGNSTDQDPTSPKVFYLLQKVAAVTGRDIKNARPSQDQNNRPAVSFSLKAEGATKFDKVTGANIGKQLAIVLDNRIQSAPRIDGRISDSGIITGSFTPERANDLALILRSGALPAGLVYLEERTVGPSLGLDSIKKGVTAALLGALLVFVTMVVYYRRSGFNAVLALILNAIILLGVLAQFGATLTLPGIAGFILTIGMAVDSNVLIFERIREELREGKTPKTAIDNGFSKAFLTIVDTHVTTVVSALFLFQFGTGPVKGFAVTLIVGLAASMFTAVYVSKTIFMLEYGSRERIESVSI; via the coding sequence GTGTCTCACCAAAAAGTCTGGACGCGGGTCGCGCTGATCCTGGTCGTCCTCGTCGCTTCGGTGGCCGCCTACGTCGCCAACGGCGTTTCCCGGGTGAAGACGGACGTCACCGGCGAGACGACTCCGGGCGTGAAGGATTACCTGAAGAACGGAATCCGGCTCGGCCTCGATCTCAAGGGAGGCATCCACCTCGTCCTGCAGGTGCAGACGGAGGACGCGTTCAAGATCGAGGCGGACGAGGCGATCGCGCACCTGAACGAACAGAACCGCGAGCAGACGCTGAAGCTCGGGGCGGTCACCCGCACCGGCCCGGCGACGTTCACGGCCGTCGTCAACGCCGACACCGACACCGACAAGCTCCAGGATGCCGTCAAGCGCTTCCTCCCCGCGTGGCAGTACTCGCGGCAGGGGACGACGTGGGCCTTCGCGCTCTCGGCGCCGGCGCGCAAGAACATCGGCGAAGAGGCGGTGCAGCAGGCGGTCGAGACGATCCGAAACCGGATCGACCAGTTCGGCGTCTCCGAGCCCGTGATCGCGCGCGAAGGAGAGAACCGCATCGTCGTGCAGCTCCCCGGCGTCGACGATCCCCGCCGCGTGAAGGACATCATCAAGTCGACGGCGTTTCTCGAGCTCAAGCTCGTCGTCGCCGGCCCTTCCTCCGATCGCGCCGCCCTGCTCGCGCCGACCGGAGGCCAGGTGCCCCCGGACGCGGAGATCGTCGAGGGGAACTCGACGGACCAGGATCCCACCTCGCCGAAGGTCTTCTACCTCCTCCAGAAGGTGGCGGCCGTCACGGGGCGCGACATCAAGAACGCGCGCCCCTCGCAGGACCAGAACAACCGGCCCGCGGTCTCCTTCTCGCTCAAGGCGGAAGGAGCGACGAAGTTCGACAAGGTGACCGGTGCGAACATCGGCAAGCAGCTCGCGATCGTGCTCGACAACCGCATCCAGTCGGCCCCGAGGATCGACGGGCGGATCAGCGACTCCGGGATCATCACCGGCAGCTTCACTCCGGAGCGGGCGAACGACCTGGCGCTCATCCTCCGTTCGGGCGCGCTCCCCGCGGGTCTCGTGTACCTCGAGGAGCGGACGGTCGGCCCGTCCCTCGGGCTCGACTCGATCAAGAAGGGGGTCACCGCGGCGCTCCTCGGCGCGCTCCTCGTGTTCGTCACGATGGTCGTCTACTACCGGCGCTCCGGGTTCAACGCGGTGCTCGCGCTGATCCTGAACGCGATCATTCTCCTCGGGGTCCTCGCGCAATTCGGCGCGACGCTCACCCTTCCCGGGATCGCCGGATTCATCCTGACGATCGGCATGGCGGTCGACTCGAACGTGCTGATCTTCGAACGGATCCGCGAGGAGCTTCGCGAAGGCAAGACGCCGAAGACGGCGATCGACAACGGCTTTTCGAAGGCGTTCCTGACGATCGTCGACACGCACGTCACGACGGTCGTCTCGGCGCTCTTCCTCTTCCAGTTCGGCACGGGCCCCGTGAAGGGATTCGCGGTCACGCTGATCGTCGGCCTCGCGGCCTCGATGTTCACGGCCGTGTACGTGTCGAAGACGATCTTCATGCTCGAGTACGGCTCGCGCGAGCGCATCGAGAGCGTCTCGATCTAG
- the secF gene encoding protein translocase subunit SecF has translation MELFRDTHIDFLRVKWICIGISWALIVAGFISIAAHGGLRFGIDFSGGTQIVLKFANRPDPGKIESILKPLNLGLEGVQRYDTPEKNEVLIKVKQQAREGRDITQEVFSALSAAMGGPAAGGKIDVNVKGHDTFATSLAAVDPDNVNGRLGTAAAQHYASIGDAIVAYRSQIGLFRSAADIDRIPNVSPEAKNWLKQNSVIGPFTVLSADNVGPQVGRDLRTKALWAVLLSTGAMLVYIWFRFDVKFGVGAIVAIIHDTLITIGLLSLFNREITLVVVAALLTLVGYSMNDTVVVYDRIRENMKNNRRDPLPKIINDSINQTLSRTVMSSGLTFLVVVALFFLGGEVLNTFALTLVIGIIVGTYSSIYVAAPIVVIWNEIQGRRRPAAAVAKAPAPAAKGAGAPRAAGNRKSGKR, from the coding sequence ATGGAACTTTTCAGAGACACGCACATCGATTTCCTCCGCGTCAAGTGGATCTGCATCGGCATTTCCTGGGCGCTGATCGTCGCCGGGTTCATCTCGATCGCGGCGCACGGCGGGCTGCGATTCGGCATCGACTTCTCCGGCGGGACGCAGATCGTCCTGAAGTTCGCGAATCGACCCGATCCGGGGAAGATCGAGTCGATCCTGAAGCCGCTGAACCTCGGCCTGGAAGGCGTGCAGCGCTACGACACGCCCGAGAAGAACGAGGTGCTGATCAAGGTCAAGCAGCAGGCCCGCGAGGGCCGGGACATCACCCAGGAGGTCTTCTCCGCGCTGTCCGCCGCGATGGGCGGTCCGGCGGCGGGAGGGAAGATCGACGTCAACGTGAAGGGACACGACACGTTCGCGACGAGCCTCGCGGCGGTGGACCCCGACAACGTCAACGGCAGGCTCGGAACGGCGGCCGCCCAGCACTACGCGTCGATCGGCGACGCGATCGTCGCGTACCGGTCGCAGATCGGCCTCTTCCGCTCCGCGGCGGACATCGACCGGATCCCGAACGTCTCGCCCGAGGCGAAGAACTGGCTCAAGCAGAACTCGGTGATCGGACCCTTCACGGTGCTCTCGGCCGACAACGTCGGCCCCCAGGTCGGCCGCGACCTGCGCACGAAGGCGCTCTGGGCCGTGCTCCTCTCGACGGGGGCGATGCTCGTCTACATCTGGTTCCGGTTCGACGTGAAGTTCGGGGTCGGCGCGATCGTCGCGATCATCCACGACACGCTGATCACGATCGGGCTCCTCTCGCTCTTCAACCGGGAGATCACGCTCGTGGTCGTCGCCGCGCTCCTGACGCTCGTCGGCTATTCGATGAACGACACGGTCGTGGTGTACGACCGGATCCGCGAGAACATGAAGAACAACCGGCGCGATCCGCTGCCGAAGATCATCAACGATTCGATCAACCAGACGCTGTCGCGGACCGTCATGAGCTCGGGCCTGACGTTCCTCGTCGTGGTCGCTCTCTTCTTCCTCGGCGGCGAGGTCCTGAACACGTTCGCGCTGACGCTCGTCATCGGCATCATCGTCGGCACCTACTCGTCGATCTACGTCGCGGCGCCGATCGTCGTCATCTGGAACGAGATCCAGGGAAGGCGCCGCCCGGCGGCGGCGGTCGCGAAGGCGCCCGCTCCGGCCGCCAAGGGCGCCGGCGCGCCGCGCGCCGCGGGCAATCGGAAGTCGGGCAAGAGATAA